The Pseudomonadota bacterium genome includes the window TTCGTGACTCCCTCGTTGGTTGGAGACAGGGGTGCGGCTCTACTCCTCAATGGTGCCACACGGCTCCCCCCTCTCGCCATTGACGGGTTGTGAACACATCGTCACACCTCCGTCAAATCTGTCGGGGCTGCCTGGAGGGCAGGGCCACGTTGCGGCGGAATCAATCTGTCTGATGAACGTTGGCTCTGAACGCGCCGCATCTGCTTCTGCTGTCGAGGGTGAACGGTCGTCGCTTGAGGGGGGGGTTGACCGTCGGGTGCGGTCGTCCCTCGGGGCTGTTCTCGGTCACGCCGAGATACTGCTCGAGGCGCCTCCAGTTCCGCTCTCGCCCGCGATTCGCGCCGGCGTGGAAGCCGTGCATCGCCTGGCTGCCGATGCGCTGCGCTCGCTCGATTCACTCGCCGCGACATTCGCAGGGGGTGACTCGGAGCCCCGTCTGGCTGAGCTCCTGCGCCGTCAGCTTCGCCTGCCGCTTCGCACAGTGGTGGCGAACGCCGAGACTTTGCTCGAGGACATCGAAGACGAGCGTTCCGAGCGGTTGCTGCTCGACGTCCGTCAGATCGAGAAGGCGGGACGCTCGCTGCTCTCCTATCTCGATGAGCAGACCGGGCGCGTGATGACGCCGGGGCGCTCGAGCACGGTCGAGGCGTGCGCCCCCGATGGAGGGGGAGAGCCCGTTGAGGGCCGCCCCGGTCGCATTCTCGTGGTTGACGACAGCCGCACCAACCGTCTGGTACTCACGGCGCATCTCGAGGCCGAGGGCTATTCTGTCGTCGCGGTGAGTGATGGGAAGGATGCCCTCGAGTCTGCGCGGAGTGGCGCTGTTGACGTGGTGCTGATGGACGTGGTGATGCGGGGCATGTCGGGGCTCGAGGCGTTGCGTCTCCTGCGGTTGCGACACTCTCTCACCGAGCTGCCGATCATCATGGTGACCTCCATGGCTGAATCTGAAGACACGGTGACGGCGCTCGGACTCGGCGCCAATGACTATGTCACCAAGCCCATCGACTTCCGCGTCCTGGCGGCACGCATCCGCACGCAGATCTCGCTGCGGCGCGCCACAGAGCAGGTCCAGGCGCTTGCATCGGCGCTGCGGACCCGAAACGAGTTCATCCGCGCCACCATGGACCGGTACCTGAGCACGCAGGTGGTGGAGAACCTCCTCGAGACACCGGATGGTCTCCGCCTCGGGGGCGAGCGGCGGGTGGCGAGCATCTTGATGAGCGATCTGCGAGGGTTCACGGCGCTGACCCAGGCGGTTCCCCCGGAACAGGTCGTGCGCATCCTCAATCGCTATCTGGGCACCATGAGCGAGATCATTCGTGAGTTCGACGGCACGGTTGATGAGTTCATCGGCGACGCCATCCTCGCGCTGTTCGGTGCGCCGATGATGTCGCCTGACGACGCCGAGCGCGCGGTGGCCTGCGCCGTGAAGATGCAGCGGGCGGTGGAGGCGATCAACCGTGCCAACCGTCAGGACGGTCTGCCGGAGATAAAGATGGGGGTTGCCGTGAACACCGGCGAGGTGATCGTGGGGAACATGGGGTCGACCCAGCGGGCCAAGTATGGAGCCGTGGGCAATCCCGTGAACATCGCCGCGCGCGTCGAGTCGTACACGGTAGGCGGGCAGGTGCTCATCACCGAGAGCACGTTGCGCGCGGCCGGGGAGATCATTGACGCCGACGGGCCTCGCACCCTGCAGGCCCAGGGGTTGCGCGTGCCTATCGAGGTCTATGAGGTGCGGGGCATTGGTGGGCGCCACGACCTGTCAGTTCCTCGTCAGGAGATCCCGCGAGCGGGTCTCTCCCGCCCAAGGCAGGTTCGCTGCGCGCGCATGCGTGAGAAGCGTCAGGACGGGGAGGAGTTCGTCGCCGAGATCGTTGCGCTCTCGCGAGACGATGCCGAGATCTCGTGTCCGGACGCGGTGCGCCCGCTCGAGACCCTGCGCCTGCGGTTCTGTGACGATGCCGGTGCTGATGTGGCCGGAGACGCCTATGGCAAGGTTCTCGAGGCGCAGCCAGAGAGCGGCCGCTTCGTCCTTCGCTTCACGGCTTTCGACCCCTCGGCGCACGCCTGGCTTCTCGACGCCCTGTCACGCATTGAGAAGGGCTGAGCGCTCCCCCTGGTCTCGCATCGATGACGGTTGGTAACATACCGGCAACCACTCCCGATCCGGCTTCTACTATCATCGAAGGTGAGCATGTCTTGGGAGGGAGAGGTCACGATGTCGCAGCGCCCTGTCACGGGTCTCACGACGTTTGCGCCGGTCAGGTCGACGTGGACGGGTCAAGCCGACCTGCATCGCGCGGGTAGCCCCTGCGCAACGGGCCCTCAGTCCGCGCCTCTCGATCAGGCGCAGATCTCGACGGCGGCGTCGGCTTCCCCGACACCCGTGCACGCACGCACGCATTCGCCTGTGGTGGGATATCTCATCGACAAGGCAAAAGATGTTGCCACCGCTGCGGCATTGACGATGCTCCATCCGCTCACATTTCCCCAGACCCTGCTCTCGCTTGTCATCTCGCTGGGTTCGACGGGCCATCGCGTGAGCGGCAGCCTCGGGTTTGCGATGTACGAAGACGCCAAGGGCCTCGCGAAGACCCTTGGCAACGTGCTGCAAGACCCTGGTGCGTTCACGCCCGGCTTTCTCTCGTTCGGGTTTGGTCACGTCTCAGACGAACTGTTCGTTCACGAGCAGCAGCACTACTTCCAGAGCCTGGTCACGGGTCCGCTCTACCTGCCGGGGCTGGCCTTCGAAGCGCTGCGGGCCACCCGGGAGTGCGGCGCGAACTCGACCTGCATACACCGAGTCAGCCGCTTCGAGATCGACGCCGCGCTGGCCGAGCGCGTGGGGCCGCATTTCCCCTTCGTCGATCCGTCGGTGCCTGCCGTCGCGCAGGGCGCATCGCCCGGGCGCACCTGACGCCACCGCTCAGACGGGGCGTAGCGCGACCTCGACCCGGTTGCGGCCGCCGTTCTTGGCGCGGTACAGGGCCTCATCGGCGGCGCGGAGCAGGCGAGAGGGGTCTCCTCCGGCGCGGTCGTTGGCCGCCACACCGATGCTCACGGTCACGGGGATGACCCCATACGCTGTGGTCACAGGGTCGCTGGCAATCGATTTGCGAATCCGCTCGGCGGCCGCATAAGCCATCTCGGTCTGGGTGTCTGGCATGACGATGAGGAACTCCTCGCCACCGTACCGCCCCGGCTTCGACGCCTGGCGAATGGTCTCGCGAACCCGGCCCGCCACGGCTTTCAGCACCTCATCGCCGGCCTGATGGCCGTACGCATCGTTGATCTTCTTGAAGTGATCGACGTCGGTGAGGAGGAGGGCGAAGGCTCCGCGGCCGCGATTGGCCTTCTCGGCCACCTGTTCGAGCTCGTCCATCACCGCCTTGCGGTTGAGCAGGCCGGTCATGCCGTCGTGCGTGGCGTCGAACAGGAGCCTCTCGGTGGTCTCCAGCAGCTGCTTCTGCCCCGCGCGTGACACGAGAACCCCACCCGCGAAGGCGATGGCTTCGAAGGCAAACGTCAGCAGAGCGCCGCCCAGTCCGAGGGTGAGCGCTCCGACCGCGCAGCCCGCAATGACGCCCCCGAGGGCCAGGGCACTCGCCATCTGCGGCTGGTTCATCACGATGTTGTCGAGGGGGCCCAGCCCCACGGATCGCTGCACAAGCACGGCAGCCGTCGGAGGCGCCTCTTCCGCCGGTGGAGGTCCGAACAGGGAGGCCAGGCCTTTCACGAGCGGGTTTGTCTCAGCGGGCTCCTCGACGTAGGGGGCGGGAATGCCTTCAAAGATAGGACCGCTCGACACGGAGCTCGCCGACTGTACGATCTCGGGCTGGCCGATGCTTTCCGGGCCACCGCCGCCGAGCCGATTGCGCGCGACGCTCTCGCCCGCCCGCAGCTTTGGGGCGTGCTGTGACTCGGTGTCGTGCAACCGGTTCGATATGTTGCGGGGATCTTCGATGTGCACGTGTCAGCGGCGCTCCTCACGCGCGTGGCGGCTCGCCTGCCGAGCCGGCGGGTACGGCCTTCCGAAAGGCCAGTCTGGCGGACGTCTTCTGTGATGATTCACTGTGGATCTTCGAGTCAGGGAACAGGTGTCCTGCGCACAGGCGCCCGGGTCGAGCCTGATGTTGCTGGCCCGTTCACGCGGCTCGTGACCGAACCGCCACGCGGTGCGCGCCTCTTGGGCACGAACATGGGGCGTGTCCCCCACGGTGTTGTGGTGGACAACCGCGTGTCCCCCACGGTGTTGTGGTGGACAACCGCGTGTCCCCCACGGTGTCGTGGTGGACAACCACGTGTCCCCCACGGTGTCGGGGTGGACTTCAGCTTGCGGGGTGGCCTCGCGGCATGTTAACAGGCCGGCAATCATATGTTAACATCGGTAACGTGCTGTTCTCCCGTTCGGGTGCGCGTCGGCGTATCATGACAAGGAAAGGGACGAAGGGGCGATGAGGCGGAGTTCACGATGAGCGGCGATCACGACGAGTCTCACCTCGATGCGCTCAAGCGGGCTCTGCGAGACCCCAGCGAGGCGCTGTGGCGCGCGGCGTGCGCCGAGTTGGCGACCCTTGCTGTAGACGAGTATCTCGCGCGTGAAGAGATACAGCGCCTCGCGACCTGTCCCAATGCGGAGCTCCGCCTGCGCGGCATCCACGCGCTGGCCTACCTGGCCGAGCAGTGCCCGGAAGAGGCGCGTCAGATCTTCTTCGAGCTCCTCGAAGAAGAAGAGGCCGAGACCGATCCTGTCTTCACCGAGGCGCTCTTCCAGATCGTGGCCCATCTCCCGCCGCAGATGGCCTGCCACATCGTCGACGACCTGTGCGACGATGGCAGGGAGACCGTGAGATCTGCGGTCGCGGGGGCCTTGCTCTCGTTTCGCGGTTGGCGGCCGGGCTTGGTCGTCGACCTCGCCCGTGACCCATCCGATCAGGTGCGGTGCACGCTGGCCCTCACCCTGGCTTCAGTCGAGAAGACCGCAGAGGTGGCTCAGGCTCTCGCGATTCTCGAGGCCGCTCCGGAGCCGCATGTGCGCGCGTTCGTCGCGGAGGCTTGCGCCCCGCCCAGGGTCGCGCCCCCGCGCGCGTCGGCGGGGAACGCTGCACCTGCTACCGTGGGATTGCTTCGCGGCGCGTTTGATCCGCGCCTCACGTCTTCGCGCCTGGCCGTGCTCTTGCGCGATGCGCCCTGCTCTCCTGCCCTGGCGGCAGAGGTTGAAGAGGTCTTCGCGCTTCACCCGCGTCACGCGGGCGAGGTGATGCTGCCGCTGATCGAGACTGTGGGGCTGCCCTCGCTTCTCGGCCAGCTGGTCTGGATGGCCAGGGACCCTGAGGTCGCTGCGCTGTGCCGCATCCTGCACCCGCTGTGCGCTGCGTTTGCAGAGGTCTCCGAGCACACGCCACGGCTTCTGCTCGAGGCCCTCGAGGGACAGCAGGGCCTCCATACGAGCGCATTGCGCGATGTCGCGGGGCAGTGTGTATCGGCAACGCGGGCGAGCGACGTCGATGCCATCATCCGCTGGGCGTCGACGGCCGATGCGAACGCGCTGACGCCCCTCGTGCAGATCGCGGAGGCGCTGCAAGAATGCACCGACCTGGCGCTCCTCAGTGAGGTCCACGCGAGTCTCCCTGGCTTTGCGGCGCGTCTGGAGGCAGAAGAGCCTGTGCTGCATCGACATCTGATGCGCGCCGTCATCGGACGCTGGGGCGATGTCATCGATTCGTCGCTCGAGGAGATGGTCTCGGAGATGACGTCTTGACGGACGGGATCGAGGCGATCGGCGCAGCTTCTTCTCCCGCGCCTGCGGCGGCGGCCACACCCGCCGTGCAGACGACGAAGGTGACCGCTTCTGCGGGCACCGCGTCAGCGTCTCACGACTGGGGACGTGATCGCTTTCACGCGACCGAGTCGGCGGAGCCTGACGCCGCATCTCACGGTGGGGGAGCGTCCGGCTCGGCGGCAGATCATTTCGCCTGGGCGCGGGACGGCCACGAATCGGCTCATGATCGCGCGGAGAAGGCGATCACCGGACGTTCCGACGACGAGACC containing:
- a CDS encoding GGDEF domain-containing protein, yielding MHIEDPRNISNRLHDTESQHAPKLRAGESVARNRLGGGGPESIGQPEIVQSASSVSSGPIFEGIPAPYVEEPAETNPLVKGLASLFGPPPAEEAPPTAAVLVQRSVGLGPLDNIVMNQPQMASALALGGVIAGCAVGALTLGLGGALLTFAFEAIAFAGGVLVSRAGQKQLLETTERLLFDATHDGMTGLLNRKAVMDELEQVAEKANRGRGAFALLLTDVDHFKKINDAYGHQAGDEVLKAVAGRVRETIRQASKPGRYGGEEFLIVMPDTQTEMAYAAAERIRKSIASDPVTTAYGVIPVTVSIGVAANDRAGGDPSRLLRAADEALYRAKNGGRNRVEVALRPV
- a CDS encoding response regulator, with the translated sequence MVPHGSPLSPLTGCEHIVTPPSNLSGLPGGQGHVAAESICLMNVGSERAASASAVEGERSSLEGGVDRRVRSSLGAVLGHAEILLEAPPVPLSPAIRAGVEAVHRLAADALRSLDSLAATFAGGDSEPRLAELLRRQLRLPLRTVVANAETLLEDIEDERSERLLLDVRQIEKAGRSLLSYLDEQTGRVMTPGRSSTVEACAPDGGGEPVEGRPGRILVVDDSRTNRLVLTAHLEAEGYSVVAVSDGKDALESARSGAVDVVLMDVVMRGMSGLEALRLLRLRHSLTELPIIMVTSMAESEDTVTALGLGANDYVTKPIDFRVLAARIRTQISLRRATEQVQALASALRTRNEFIRATMDRYLSTQVVENLLETPDGLRLGGERRVASILMSDLRGFTALTQAVPPEQVVRILNRYLGTMSEIIREFDGTVDEFIGDAILALFGAPMMSPDDAERAVACAVKMQRAVEAINRANRQDGLPEIKMGVAVNTGEVIVGNMGSTQRAKYGAVGNPVNIAARVESYTVGGQVLITESTLRAAGEIIDADGPRTLQAQGLRVPIEVYEVRGIGGRHDLSVPRQEIPRAGLSRPRQVRCARMREKRQDGEEFVAEIVALSRDDAEISCPDAVRPLETLRLRFCDDAGADVAGDAYGKVLEAQPESGRFVLRFTAFDPSAHAWLLDALSRIEKG